The segment CGAATATTGACATACTAGAAAACTATATTCATGAAGATACTCTACATCTAGCTCTCACTTCGCACTACCCATGGGAGAATCTTGAAATCATTTTCGGGATTTGTTTTTTCCTTTTATTTTCGATTTCTTTTTTGTTGCTTGTTTATAGAAAAAGAAAAACTTTTGGATTTATAGTATTATTCGTTGGGTGTCTGATATTGAATAATGCGTTATTATTATATTATGTACCTAAATTAGAGCAATGGACACAAGGTCCGCAAGTAGAATTCGTCACAAACAATAAAAATGAAAAAGCCTACTATCATTACTTTGGAGGCATCAGTTTCATACCTAAATTTTACTCTGATAGTGCACTGATATTAAACCAAAATTTTGAGTTAGATAGTCTGGCGAGTTATGCCAAGAGCCCTTATCCTAATTATATCATAACCAAAATGAGCGATACCATGCATTTCGCAAAATATAAAGAACAAATTCAACCATTATATAATCAAGGTATTTATAGTTTTTATAAAATCAAACAATAAAATATGACAGAACTTTTTATATACAATACACTGACAGGAAAAAAAGAGAAGTTTGAACCATTGGTTCTAGGCAAGGTAGGCATGTATGTATGTGGACCTACATTATATAGTGAACCACACATGGGCAATCTACGAAGCTTTATAAATTTTGATATGATATATCGTTATTTTTTGTATCTAGGATATAAAGTAAAATACGTAAGAAATATTACCGATTGCGGGCATATTACAAATAGCGCAGGCCAAGAACAAGATAGTATTGGGATAGCAGCGCGTGCCGAGCAAATGGAATCTTTAGAAATTGTCTATAAATATAATTCTAAGTTTCAAGAAATTCAGAGAGCTTATAATCTTTTGAGACCAAGTATTGAGCCTACAGCGACAGCGCATATACAAGAGCAGATTGAAATCATAGAGAAGATAATCGCTAATGGTTACGCCTACGTCAGCAATGGGGCAGTTTATTTTGATGTAGAAAAATATATCAAATCCAATGCGTATGGTATAATTAGTGGTCGAAAAGTAGATGAACTTCTTGTGGAATCTCGTGAGCTACATGGTCAGAATGAAAAGAAAAATCCAGCTGACTTTGCACTATGGAAAAAGGCACAGCCTGAGGATATGCAGATATGGAGAAGTCCATGGGGCGATGGCAATCCAGGATGGCATATTGAATGTACCGCTATGAGCACCAAATATCTCGGGGAGCAATTTGATATCCACGGAGGTGGTATGGATTTAAAATTTCCTCATCATGAGAATGAGGTGGCACAAAGCTGCGGCGCTGGCATGAAAAATCCTGCTCGCTATTGGATGCATGCCAATATGCTTAATGTCAATGGTCAGAAAATGAGTAAGTCTTTGGGAAATTATTTTCTACCATTTGAGATTTTGGACGGCACATCTGATATTTTCTCTAAACCTTTTAGTGCCAATGTCGTTCGATTTTTTATGATGATGGGGCATTATCGAAGCGATTTAGACTTCTCCAACGATGCTCTTCTTTCTGCTGAGAAAGGTTATGAAAGATTGACAGAGGCTTTTGGGAAAGTCAGTAAACTAAATACAAACGATAGCTCCAATTGTAAAGAAGCTATCGCAGCAGTGGAATCAAACTGCGCTGCTGCGATGAACGATGATTTCAATACATCAAAACTCATTGCTGAATTATTCGAATTGGCGACTATTATTAATAAAATAGATAGTAAGGATCTAAAAGCAGATCAAGATGATATTTCTAAAATCAACGATATCATACAGGGCTATTTTATACAAGTACTTGGAATCAATTTTGAATCCAATGTAAATAATCAATCACAGGCTATGGAGCATTTGATGAATTTAGTAATAGAGATAAGAAAAGATAGTAGAGAGAAAAAAGACTTTGCCACTTCTGATAAAATTAGAGATTATCTCAATCAAGCTGGAATAGAGCTGAGAGATGGGAAGGAAGGGACGAGTTGGAAGATTTAATTTGAAAATGTGCCAATTTGAAAATTGTTTAATGATTTGACGATGTGATGATTTAACGATATGCTGATATGATAACGTGGCGATGAAAAAATGTAACCTAAAGACTTTTATTTTCCATTAATAAAAACTATGACTGAAAATTATTGCAACCGTCACTTATAACTTATAACTCAAAATTAATTTATGTCTTTTACCAACTCTCTTTCAAACTATCGCATTCCATTTAAAGAAAATAAAATTCTATGGGTTTGCAGTATTATATTCTTGACCATCTGGGCATCTACGCTTATCGGCACTACGGATTTTAAGAACTGGATTCTGGAAAATTTTCTCGTTATTATTTCATTAATTCTCATCATTTGGAACAATAAAAAATACCAATTTTCTGATTTGAGTTTTGTGCTTTTTACAGTTTATATTTGTCTTCATATCTACGGTTCGAAATACACTTATGCGGAGAATCCATTTGGCTATTGGTTAAAAGATGCGCTTGGCTTTGAGCGCAATCACTATGATAGAATTGTACATTTTAGTTTCGGATTTTTATTGGCTTATCCTATGCGAGAGGCTTTTATTTCGTGGTTTAAGTTTCCTACTTGGGTAGGATGGCTTTTACCTATTGAAATCACTTTATCTTTCAGTGGTATATATGAACTCGTAGAGTGGGCAGTAGCTGATGTATTTTTCCCAGAGCAAGGCATGGCTTATCTGGGAACACAAGGTGATGTCTGGGATGCTCAGAAGGATATGTTCTTAGCTACTCTAGGTGCCATATTAGCTACGTGTATTATAAGTGGGTTGAAGAGGGCGTTAAAATTCTATTAATCATATTTGATTTACTAAGTAAAACCTCCTAAATTTGAATATAATTTTTGACTATGGACGTTTTAATAGAAAAAAAGAAAATAATAGAATGGGTAGAATCTTTGGAAGATACTGAAACCATTAAGCTTCTGAAAGATATGGCAAACCCCTAGAAAGTTCAATTTTGATCAAGAGTTTAAAAAAGGACTAACTTCTGAAGAGTTTAGTAAGCGCACTACGGATTTTCTTAAAGGGCTTAAATGGGAGAAATTAAATAATTTAGTAGATTTGTAAATTAAAATAAACTTAGTGCCTTTGTGGCAAATAAAAATGAAAATTCTCTCCTACAATGTAAACGGCATTCGTGCCGCCATGAAGAAAGGTCTTGTTGACTTCATTAAAAGTGAAAATCCTGATATTCTTGGTTTTCAGGAATTGAAAGCAAATAAAGAGGATATCGATGAGAAGGCAATTCAAGATTTAGGTTATCATACTTATTGGTTGAGTGCTGAGAAGAAAGGCTATAGTGGGGTAGGTATTATTTCGAAAACAAAGCCTAAAGAAATCATCGAAGGAATGGGGCATGCATTTTTTGATAAGGAAGGAAGAACATTAGTTGCTGTATACGATAATTTTACTTTAATCAATACTTATTTCCCTTCAGGAACTTCAGGAGATGAAAGACAGCAATTAAAATTTGAGTTTTTAGATTATTATTTTGACTTTATAGAAAAGATGAAGAAGAAATATCCTAAACTCATAGTATTGGGAGATTATAATATAGCTCACACAGAAATAGATATACATAGTCCCAAAACAAATCAAAAAACTTCAGGTTTCTTGCCAGAAGAACGCGCTTGGATGACGAAATGGTTCGCCAGTGGTATGGTGGACAGCCTACGACTACTGCACCCGGATTTATTGCATGCTTATACGTGGTGGACAGCGCGCTTTCCCTCTGCAAGACTTGAAAATAAAGGCTGGAGGATAGACTATGTTTCTGTTACAGAATCATTGAAAGATCATTTGAAAGAGGCATTTATTCTACCTGAAGCTAAACATAGCGATCATTGTCCATTAGGGATTATCATGAAATTTTGATTTAGTAAAATTATTAGTTAGATAAATTTCTTAGTGAAACTTCGTGTTTACTTAGTGGAACTTTTTGAAATAACTATATCACAAAGGTTCGTAAAGAAGACAGAAAATACATAAAGCAAAAACCCGACAGATTGCTCTATCGGGTTTATAGTTTGTATTTTATTGGATTGGTTTTATACCGTATAAGTTTTTGTAATCTCACATACGTGAGAAACAAAAACTAGCACGGTATAACCCACTCTATGCATTCAAAATTGTTTAGAAAATTTTGAATGCGAGATTGGGTTACATCATTCCGCCCATTCCACCACCTGGCATACCATGAGCGTGTGGTTCTTCAGCTTTCGGTTTTTCAACGATAACTGCTTCCGTAGTCAAAAGCATAGCCGCAATAGAAGCTGCATTTTCCAATGCTACTCTTGCTACTTTCGCTGGATCGATGACACCTGCCTTATAAAGATTTTCGTATTTATCTTCTCTAGCATTGTAACCAAAATCTGCCTTACCTTCGATCACTTTATTGACGACTACCGAACCTTCGACGCCTGCATTTTCACAAATCTGTCTCAATGGAGATTGAATGGCTTTTCTGATAATTTCGATTCCTGTTTGTTGGTCTTCGTTGTCACCTTTCAATTTCGCTAAAGCATCCAATGCTCTGATATAACCTACTCCTCCACCTGGGATGACGCCCTCTTCTACAGCCGCTTTCGTAGCAGCTAATGCATCATCTACTCTATCTTTTTTCTCTTTCATCTCCATCTCTGTCGCAGCACCTACATAGAGTACAGCTACTCCACCAGATAGTTTAGCCAAACGCTCTTGCAATTTCTCGCGATCATAATCAGAAGTAGTTGTTTCAATCTGAGCTTTGATTTGCGCTACTCTAGCTTTGATATCATCTGATTTACCTGAACCATTGACGATAGTGGTATTGTCTTTATCGATAGTTACTTTCTCCGCAGAGCCTAACATATCTAATTCCGCAGACTCTAGTTTGAAGCCTCTTTCTTCGTTGATCAAAGTACCACCTGTCAAGATAGCGATGTCTTCTAACATAGCTTTTCTTCTATCACCGAAGCCTGGTGCCTTGACAGCAGCTATTTTCAATGTACCTCTCAGTCTATTTAATACCAAAGTAGTCAACGCTTCACCTTCTAAGTCCTCCGCAATGATTAACATAGGTCTGCCAGTCTGAACCGTTTTTTCTAAAATAGGAAGGATATCCTTCATCGTAGAAATCTTTTTATCGGTGATAAGGATATACGGATTGTCTAAATCTGCTTCCATTTTCTCAGAATTTGTTATGAAGTATGGAGAGATATAGCCTCTATCAAACTGCATTCCTTCTACCACTTTCACTTCTGTCTGAGTTCCTTTTGCCTCTTCTACTGTGATCACACCTTCTTTTTTCACCTTAGCCATAGCTTCTGCTATAAGTGTGCCTATTTCTGAATCATTATTAGCAGAAATAGTTGCTATTTGCTTGATTTTATCGTTATCATCACCTACTGTTTGAGAATTTTCTTTCAAATGACCTACTACTTTGCTCACAGCTAAGTCGATTCCTTTTTTCAAATCCATTGGATTCGCACCGCTTACTAGCGCTTTCAAACCTGGAGTGATAATAGCCTGTGCTAAAACTGTAGCTGTAGTCGTTCCATCTCCAGCTTGATCATTGGTTTTAGAAGCCACTTCTTTGACCATCTGAGCACCCATGTTTTCGATTGGATCTTCCAATTCTACTTCTTTAGCCACAGTCACACCATCTTTTGTGATGTGTGGTGCACCATATTTTTTTTCGATAACCACGTTTCTTCCTTTAGGGCCTAAGGTTACTTTTACGGCATTGGCTAACTGATCCACACCGCTTTTTAATTTATCTCTTGATTCTGTGTTATAACTTATAATTTTTGACATATTATCTAATTTTAAATTTTGAATTATGAATTTTGAATAATGGTTAGACAATAGCGAAAATATCGCTTTCTCTCATCATAAGGTAATCTTTGCCTTCTACCTGAATTTCAGTTCCACTATACTTTCCATAAAGTACCGTATCACCTACTTTCACTGTGGTCGGCTCATCTTTTTTACCAGGACCAGCGGCTACGACTGTACCTCTCATCGGTTTTTCCTTTGCTGTATCAGGGATAATAATACCTGAAGCTGTTTTTTCTTCTGCTTCGGCTGGCTGAACCAGCACTCTGTCTGCTAATGGTTTTACATTCATGTGATTAAAATTTTATGGTTATATAATTATTTTAAGTTCTACAATAAGAAACATCAGATTCTATGCCAGAGCATTTTTAGTGCTAATCTGTCAGCAATTCATAAATATTTGATAAAAATGGGGCAAAAATGGCAGATTAGAAATGTTTAACCATAAAATCTGTCAAAATAAAATGTAAGACAGGTTCAAAAGTCTATCCTGCGTTTATAATTGGACTTTAATGAAAGACCAATAGTTAGTCCATGTAACAAACCTTTTGTTTCGAACCCTGTTAAACTAGTCATATGGTATCTCGCATTAATTCCCCATAACCATGCGCTATAATTCCACCTTTCGTAGCGATTGGGGAATATCTCTCCAAAGTAATAATCGTACTGAACACCTGTATTCAAAGTAGGAGTCAAATCATAAATTATGGGTAGATCTTGATCTTTATTTGCCTTTTCGTGAGTTAATCTTGAAAATCCTAAGCCAATATAAGGAGCTAAAGACATATTTTTAATCTTTAGTAAATTATAACCAATATTGAAATGAAAATCAAAATAATTGGCATCTTGACCAGCATTTAAGGTCAGGTCTTTGCCTACAATTGTTGTAAGTGCTCTAGAATTAAGTGATTGTATGTTTAGATTCAGTCGCCAATTTCTATAAAAAAATTCAAATCCAATCAATCCATTTAAACTATTGTCTAATTTCTGTGCAATGTCTCCACTTAAAAAACCATATCCAAGTCCTAACTTAACTCCCCACTGAAAATTCCTTACTACCTTTTCCTGTAAAATATAACTACGGACATAATAAACATAGGCAGACCTTGGAAATTTTTCTATAAATTCTTTTGCAGAATTAGCAAGCATGTGCTCATCTTCAAGATCTACAATAATATAAAAATCATCATTATTTTTTAAAAGATGCCCTAAGTAAAGTTTCAAAAAATGCTTTTCTTCTTCTTTTAAATTAGAAAGAAAAATTTTACTTAACACATTGACATAATTAGCTTTTAAATAGACAACTAGGCAATTTCTCAACTCCGTGGTTAAGTGATATTTAAAATAGTAATTATTATTTGGATTAGTCTGTAGATTGTTAAGAATATAATTGAAGTCTAGGCTAACAAAATTTAGCAGAATTAATTCATCATCACTTAGATTAAGTTGTTTATTTTCTGTATTCTTCCTTAGCAGATAGGAGCCATACTTTTGAACCGCTCTGCTATCTGATTTCTCTAAAGCTTCGATAAGTAAATATCTTGCCTTAACAAACAGCTCATATTTAGAAGGTCTAGCACCGATGATTTCCTCCTCAATACTATCATAGGATTGACAGAAACTTAAAAGTGGTAGTAATAAAAAGAGGATATTATACAATGCCTTCATTCGGATATTTTCAATTGCTAAGATAGTAAAATTTCATATTGGCAATCCAAATGAAAGCAACTAAAAGTCTTAACTATTCATTCGAATGAAAAATTCCTCATTACTGCTCGTACCTCGCATATGCTGAAGAAGGAATTGCATAGCCTCATCTGCATTCATGTCACCCATTTGCTGGCGAAGGATTTGCATTTTTTGATGAATTTCTTTTGGCTGCAATAAGTCATCCCTTCGAGTAGACGATGGTACTAAATCAATGGCTGGATAGATACGTTTATTGGAAAGTTTTCTTTCTAATTGTAGCTCCATATTACCCGTTCCTTTGAATTCTTCAAAAATAACTTCGTCCATTTTAGAACCTGTATCTACGAGGGCGGTAGCAATAATTGTCAATGAACCTCCGTTTTCGATTTTACGTGCTGCACCAAAGAATTGCTTAGGCTTTTGCATAGCGTTGGCCTCTACACCACCTGAGAGAACCTTTCCTGAAGAAGGCGCCACCGTATTATATGCTCTAGCTAGTCTCGTTATAGAATCTAATAAGATGACTACATCGTGTCCACTCTCTACTAATCTTTTAGCTTTTTGCAATACAATATTCGAAATCTTGACGTGTTTATCCGCTGGTTCGTCAAAGGTGGAGGCTATCACCTCTGCATTTACGCTTCTCTGCATATCAGTCACCTCTTCAGGTCGCTCATCGATAAGTAAGACCATGAGATAAACCTCCGGGTGATTGTAGGCTATAGAATTAGCGATATCTTTCAGAACGGTTGTTTTACCGGTTTTGGGCTGAGAAACTATCATACCTCTCTGACCTTTTCCTATAGGAGTGAATAAATCCATTATACGACCCGTTACTTTTTTAGGATCATTATCTATGGATAGTTTTAGCGATTCGAATGGGAATAATGGAGTGAGATACTCAAAAGGAACTCGGTCCTTGACTGCTTCTACAGCCATACCATTCACTAAAACCGCTTTCTGGAGGGCAAAATAACGTTCTCCTTCTTTCGGCGGTCTAATAGGACCTACAATAGTATCACCGGTTTTGAGACCGAATAGTCTGATCTGAGATGGGGATACATAGACATCATCAGGTGAAGGCAAATAATGATAGTGGGCTGAGCGCAAAAACCCAAATTGTTCGTTGGTTATTTCTAGTACACCTTCTGCATCTACTTTACCATCGAGTTCTTGGAGTATGCGATTTTTTTCTTCTACAGAGAGTTTGACCTTATCTTCTGCCTCTTCTACCATTTCATCTTGAGGAAGGCCTTCCATATTGTCCATT is part of the Chitinophagales bacterium genome and harbors:
- a CDS encoding co-chaperone GroES, producing the protein MNVKPLADRVLVQPAEAEEKTASGIIIPDTAKEKPMRGTVVAAGPGKKDEPTTVKVGDTVLYGKYSGTEIQVEGKDYLMMRESDIFAIV
- a CDS encoding DUF2238 domain-containing protein, yielding MSFTNSLSNYRIPFKENKILWVCSIIFLTIWASTLIGTTDFKNWILENFLVIISLILIIWNNKKYQFSDLSFVLFTVYICLHIYGSKYTYAENPFGYWLKDALGFERNHYDRIVHFSFGFLLAYPMREAFISWFKFPTWVGWLLPIEITLSFSGIYELVEWAVADVFFPEQGMAYLGTQGDVWDAQKDMFLATLGAILATCIISGLKRALKFY
- the rho gene encoding transcription termination factor Rho; its protein translation is MIENPNLEEENKPKRKRINKVTTEANKEAADVNSEVVSEKIVVKIDQESSGKKKPKKTKPAKGESVEPTLLVKEEEKASSEVEETSGAETKDLRDPEITEMDNMEGLPQDEMVEEAEDKVKLSVEEKNRILQELDGKVDAEGVLEITNEQFGFLRSAHYHYLPSPDDVYVSPSQIRLFGLKTGDTIVGPIRPPKEGERYFALQKAVLVNGMAVEAVKDRVPFEYLTPLFPFESLKLSIDNDPKKVTGRIMDLFTPIGKGQRGMIVSQPKTGKTTVLKDIANSIAYNHPEVYLMVLLIDERPEEVTDMQRSVNAEVIASTFDEPADKHVKISNIVLQKAKRLVESGHDVVILLDSITRLARAYNTVAPSSGKVLSGGVEANAMQKPKQFFGAARKIENGGSLTIIATALVDTGSKMDEVIFEEFKGTGNMELQLERKLSNKRIYPAIDLVPSSTRRDDLLQPKEIHQKMQILRQQMGDMNADEAMQFLLQHMRGTSSNEEFFIRMNS
- the xth gene encoding exodeoxyribonuclease III; the protein is MKILSYNVNGIRAAMKKGLVDFIKSENPDILGFQELKANKEDIDEKAIQDLGYHTYWLSAEKKGYSGVGIISKTKPKEIIEGMGHAFFDKEGRTLVAVYDNFTLINTYFPSGTSGDERQQLKFEFLDYYFDFIEKMKKKYPKLIVLGDYNIAHTEIDIHSPKTNQKTSGFLPEERAWMTKWFASGMVDSLRLLHPDLLHAYTWWTARFPSARLENKGWRIDYVSVTESLKDHLKEAFILPEAKHSDHCPLGIIMKF
- a CDS encoding cysteine--tRNA ligase — encoded protein: MTELFIYNTLTGKKEKFEPLVLGKVGMYVCGPTLYSEPHMGNLRSFINFDMIYRYFLYLGYKVKYVRNITDCGHITNSAGQEQDSIGIAARAEQMESLEIVYKYNSKFQEIQRAYNLLRPSIEPTATAHIQEQIEIIEKIIANGYAYVSNGAVYFDVEKYIKSNAYGIISGRKVDELLVESRELHGQNEKKNPADFALWKKAQPEDMQIWRSPWGDGNPGWHIECTAMSTKYLGEQFDIHGGGMDLKFPHHENEVAQSCGAGMKNPARYWMHANMLNVNGQKMSKSLGNYFLPFEILDGTSDIFSKPFSANVVRFFMMMGHYRSDLDFSNDALLSAEKGYERLTEAFGKVSKLNTNDSSNCKEAIAAVESNCAAAMNDDFNTSKLIAELFELATIINKIDSKDLKADQDDISKINDIIQGYFIQVLGINFESNVNNQSQAMEHLMNLVIEIRKDSREKKDFATSDKIRDYLNQAGIELRDGKEGTSWKI
- the groL gene encoding chaperonin GroEL (60 kDa chaperone family; promotes refolding of misfolded polypeptides especially under stressful conditions; forms two stacked rings of heptamers to form a barrel-shaped 14mer; ends can be capped by GroES; misfolded proteins enter the barrel where they are refolded when GroES binds) — protein: MSKIISYNTESRDKLKSGVDQLANAVKVTLGPKGRNVVIEKKYGAPHITKDGVTVAKEVELEDPIENMGAQMVKEVASKTNDQAGDGTTTATVLAQAIITPGLKALVSGANPMDLKKGIDLAVSKVVGHLKENSQTVGDDNDKIKQIATISANNDSEIGTLIAEAMAKVKKEGVITVEEAKGTQTEVKVVEGMQFDRGYISPYFITNSEKMEADLDNPYILITDKKISTMKDILPILEKTVQTGRPMLIIAEDLEGEALTTLVLNRLRGTLKIAAVKAPGFGDRRKAMLEDIAILTGGTLINEERGFKLESAELDMLGSAEKVTIDKDNTTIVNGSGKSDDIKARVAQIKAQIETTTSDYDREKLQERLAKLSGGVAVLYVGAATEMEMKEKKDRVDDALAATKAAVEEGVIPGGGVGYIRALDALAKLKGDNEDQQTGIEIIRKAIQSPLRQICENAGVEGSVVVNKVIEGKADFGYNAREDKYENLYKAGVIDPAKVARVALENAASIAAMLLTTEAVIVEKPKAEEPHAHGMPGGGMGGMM